A stretch of DNA from Nitrospira sp. KM1:
CGGTGGTCGGTCCCACCTTATGGGCTGATTGCGCTCCAAGTTGCGGCGGGGTTAGGCGGGCTGGCTGTCGGAGCTCATTTGTTCGTCCATGCCGCCGAATCGATGGCCGCATTTCTCATGATTTCTCCTCTGATCCTCGCGTTGCTGATCGCGCCGCTTGCCACGGAATTGCCCGAGATGTCCAATAGTTTTCTCTGGCTGTATCATAAGAAGGATCGCCTCGCGGTCGGAAATGTGACCGGCGCGATGGTGTTTCAAGGGACGATCCCCGTGTCCGTCGGCCTGATCGGCACGGAATGGTCATTAGCTCCATCCGCCTTGATCACCATAGTGCTGGCGGTCATCGCGTCCAGCAGTCTTCTCCTCCAGGCGATCCTCGGCGGAAAGTGGACCCCTTGGTTAATGACCACGGGCGCAATTCTGTATATCGGGTACGCGCTGTACTTATATGGCAATTAAAAAAAAGCACATGCATGGGCGTCCACGTCCACGGCTGGGCATTACGATGGGGGATCCGGCAGGGATTGGACCAGAGGTCATTGCCAAAGCGTTGATGACGGACAAGCTCAAGAGCCTTCCCATTCCATTAGTTATCGGGTCGGCTTCCGTGATGCAACGGACCGTCCAAAAACTAAAATTAAAGATGCGGGTGATCCATGTCAAAGATCACCAAGAAGACGGAGGAGGTCGAGACGTCATCGCGGTTCTGGATCCGTTGGATCGTCCGTTGATGCGTTTCAAACCGGGAACTGCCGCCGCGGAAACCGGCGCGGCATCCGTCGCCTATATCCGGAAGGCGGTAACCTTGGCTCAATCCGGTTATATCGACGGGATGGTTACCGCCCCGATCAACAAAGAAGCCATCAACATGGCCGGCTGTCATTTCCCTGGTCATACCGAGCTGTTGGCCGATCTTACCCGGGCACGGGAATCCGGGATGATGATCCTGGGAGGGCCGTTAAAAATCATGTTCGCCACGACGCATGTCGCGATCAGAGACCTTCCCCGGTTGCTGACGAGAGAGAACATTGGAAAAGCGATCAGGCTCGCTCACCTTGCGCTGACGCGGTTGTTTGGAATCAAGAAACCACGCATCGGCGTCGCCGCGCTCAATCCCCATGCGGGGGAACATGGCTTGTTTGGCGACGAGGAGTCGCGGCTGGTGCTCCCGGCTTCGAAGGCGGCCCAACGTCGGGGGATTCTGGCCAGTGATCCGTTGCCCGCGGACACACTGTTTGGAAAGGCCGCGCGAGGAGAGTACGACGGGGTGGTCGCGCTGTATCACGATCAAGGGTTGATCCCGCTGAAGCTCGTGGCGTTCGGTTCGTGCGTCAACCTCACCGTCGGGCTTCCGATCATTCGCACGTCGGTTGATCATGGCACGGCCTTCGACATTGTGGGAAAAGGCGTGGCGGATCCCGGCAGCCTGATCGAGGCGGTCACGCTTGCAGCCGCATTGGCATCAAAACGCCGACACGTCACGAGAGGATAGAAAGGATGCGCGCATATGGCACAAGAATCTGGCGAGGCAATCACCGTCATTCAACAACAACTCAAGGAATTGGAGGGTATCGTTGAGGAGACCATGGGCACGCTCAATATCGTCTCCGGCACTGAACGCGTCACAAAGTGGAAGACCAAAACGGCGGCCTTGCTGACCCAATCTGCAGGGGCTCAAATAGGGCAGGACTTCGCGCGTATCCAACCCGGCCCATCCTTTACCAACGACATGGTGGAAGAATTTACGGATCTGGTCGAATGCTTTCGCACCCCGCTCCTGAAGTTGTCAAAAACACTGTCCCAGACCGGCGGCTCGCCAGGCGGAGGCTGATGGGTGCTCCCGTCGGATTTTCCTCCCGCCAACAAACGGCTCGGTCAAAACTTTCTCATCGACCACAATATTGTTCGAAAGATCGTCGCCGCGGCTGACATCGGTCAAGACAGTACGGTATTGGAAGTCGGGCCGGGGCGCGGGATTCTGACAGAGGCTCTGTCGGCGGCGGCAGGGCGAGTGGTGGCCGTTGAGATCGATCCGCTGCTCTGTCAGATGCTTGAAAATCGACAGGCGAAATGGCCGAACGTCGAATTCATCTGCGCCGACGCATTATCCTACCCGCTGGATCAGCTTCCGGTCGGTACGATTGTCGTCGCGAATCTTCCATATTATGTTTCCACACCTCTTCTGTTTCGCTTGCTTGACGCCCGCAGGCGCTTCCCGAGACTTGTTCTGATGCTGCAGGAAGAAGTCGTGGACCGCCTTGTGGCAAAACCCGGCGGGTCTGAGTACGGCGTCCTGTCGGTCATGGCGCAGTATGCGGCCGACATCCATAAATCGTTTCGGGTATCCGCCCAATGTTTTCGGCCGAGACCGGAAGTCGGCTCAGCAGTCGTCCGATTACTGGTCAGAGAACGGAGCGGCTTGACAGCCGAAGCGGAGCGCGAGTTTCGTCTTCTCGTGAAGGCCGCCTTTGCTCACCGAAGAAAAACGTTGATCAATTCGCTCCGCGATGAAGGCTACCTCGTCTCAAGGGCGACGGATGTATTGAACCGTCTGGGATTTCCGCTCAATGCGCGTGCGGAAACGCTGTCTGTGTCGGACTTCATAGCTTTGACGGGGCAGTTCCGAGAAACCAATTGACGACGAGTGGTATGCGGCCACAGATGGTTCAGGCGGCGTCCGAGCGGAGGTATTCCAGGAATTCACAGAGGTGGCGTTCCTGCTCCTGATGCATCGCGATGAACATCACGCCGAATGATTGATTGGAGATCCAACGGGCAATCGCCGACTCCACCTGGACCGGAGCAGGATAATAGGGGAGCTGGATGATCAGACTGTACGGGTGGCCGATCATGACGGCCTGGTCGCTGCTGACGCGGCAGCCTCCCGGCGAGAGATCGAGGATGACGCCTTCTCCTTCGAGGTTTTGAGTCGATCCCTGAGGCATCGTCACGGGCGAAAAGGACAAGAGCGAACCGGGCGGTAATGCGCTTCTCGAATGTTTCCGTCGCTCGCTCATATCGTCTGCGCTCATGAGACGGAGACTCGCCACGTGCCTGTACGGTGGTAGCCATACCGGGCTCAAGCTCCAAACACGTGAGAGGCTTGAGCACCAGCATCATCATATTCGCGTGGATCTCTCTCGCAAGAAAAAATTCGTTTCTCAATCTATCTGGGCGAGCGGGAGATCTGTCGTCGCGTCGACGACTGCGTGATCCTGTCCGGTCCGGCGCATGTGAAGACAGGACAGTCGTTTGTAATGGCCTCATTCCTGTGTTAGCATCCGCTCCATGGGCGTTACCAGTTCGAGTAAGCGGGGCGACGCCCGCCGCGCCCCTGCTCCCCCCTCCCATATCCAGCGTGAAGTCATCGGCGTCATCCTCATCGCACTGAGTCTGCTTACCCTGTTGAGTCTGTTATCGTTTGTCCCCGGTGAACCCAAGGTTATTGCCACGGCCGGCACGACGATTTCTCCTCCGACCCATAACCTCATCGGTTCGGTGGGTGCCGTGTTCTCGTCGGTGCTGTTCTCGTTGATCGGAGGTGCCGCATATCTGTTTCCGCTCCTTCTCGGCCTGATGGGGGCGCGGTGTTTCACTCAAAGCGACTTGTCGATCCGGCTGAGAAATGCGGCGGCTTCGCTGGTCGCATTGCTGTTTCTGAGCGGATTGCTTCACCTGGAGGTCACCGCCGTCCCTACCATCTCGAGCGGAATGGTCTACCGTGGGCAGGCGGGAGGACTCTTCGGTCAAGCGCTGGCCAACGGTCTGCGCGAGTATTTCGCCAGCACGGGGGCGCATATTCTAATTCTTGCCGGGTTGCTCGTGGCATTGCTGTTTACCACGCCGTGGTCGCTGGCACAGCTGATGCTGAGAGTGTCGGCATGGGGGAGAAGAATCCTGGAGGCGGGGTATGCTCTTATCCCTGAACGTGGCAGGACCGAATCGTCCAAGGACGCTGCCAAGGTCAAAAAACTCAAGACGACGAAAACGATACGTTCGGTGATCGAGGAGGTGCTTCCGGAATCGGACGAACCATTGATGCCCGAACCGCCCCTCATCCAGCCCCCACTGCAGCCATTGCCGGCCCTGGATGTGAAAGCGGTCAAGGAGTCTGCACGAGAAATTGCGGAGGTCGAAAGCGAACCCGTTCATGTGCCTGAACAACCTATTGCCGGGCATTATCGTCTGCCAGATCCCAGGGAGCTCTTGAGCGAGTCCTCGGGTACCGTTTCGCGCATCAGCGATGCCGAATTGACCCTGCAGTCCGAGATCCTTTCCAGGGCATTGATGAGTTTCGGCATCGAGGGAAAAGTCACCGAAGTCCGGCCCGGCCCTGTCGTGACGATGTATGAATTCGAGCCTGCCCCCGGCACGAAAGTCGCGCGCATCGTCAACCTCGCCGATGACCTGGCTCTGGCGATGAAAGCCATCAGCCTCAGAATCGTGGCGCCGATTCCCGGGAAGTCCGTGGTCGGCATTGAAGTGCCCAATGCGCAGCGCGAAATGGTCTCGATGAAGGAAGTCGTCATGAGCGAAGCGTTCACGCGCGCCCGTTCCAAATTGACGCTGGCGCTGGGGAAGGACATTTTCGGTGCGCCTGTCACCGCCGATTTGAAGACAATGCCGCATCTACTCGTGGCCGGGGCCACCGGAGCAGGGAAGAGCGTCGGGCTCAATACCATGCTCATCAGCATCCTGCTGTCGGCCAGGCCGAATGAAGTCAAGCTGCTGCTGATCGATCCAAAGATGCTGGAATTTCAAACCTACGATGGGATTCCGCACCTGTTGCGCCCGGTCATTACCGATCCGAAGTCCGCGGCGCGAGGGTTGAGTTGGGTCGTCCAAGAGATGGAACGGCGCTATAAGCTTCTGGCTGAAGCCGGCGTCCGCAACATCGATTCGTACAACCGGAAGGTGGCGGGTGCCCAGGGGGTTGCCGGTGATCAAGGTGCAGAAGCCAAGCTGGACCAACCAGAGCTACCCATACAGTTCTTGTCGGAAGAGGCCAGATTATCGGCCGGTGAGAGCAGCATCCCTGAAGGAAATCCGGGATCGTTTGCTCCGCCGCCTACACCGCCGGAGCCGCTTCCATACATCGTGGTCATGATCGACGAATTAGCCGATTTGATGATGGTAGCGCCCAAGGACGTCGAAGATAAGATTGCACGGCTGGCCCAGATGGCTCGCGCGTCGGGAATTCATTTGGTTCTGGCCACACAGCGTCCGTCGGTCGACGTCTTGACCGGGCTGATCAAGGCAAACTTCCCCGCACGGATCGCCTTTCAGGTTTCCTCGAAGACCGATTCGCGCACGATCCTGGATGCCAACGGGGCGGAAGCCTTGTTGGGACGGGGAGATATGCTGTACCTGGCATCCGGCACAGGCCGGTTGATGCGCCTGCATGGTTCCTTTGTCTCTGACGACGACGTCCGCCACGTCGTTGAATTCGTCAAAGAGCAGGCCCTTCCAAGTTACAATCCCGAACTCCAGTCGTTGAAACAGGAAGAAGCCAAAGAGGAAGAGGCCCAGGACGAAGTGTATGAACAGGCCAAGGACCTGGTCCTGTCCACCGGACAGGCTTCCGCATCATTGATCCAACGCCGGCTGCGTGTCGGGTATCCGAGAGCTGCCAGGATGATTGAGCAGATGGAGGCGGATGGACTTGTTGGCGCCGCCGGGCGCGACGGACGCCGGGAAGTTATCGGAAGGCGGGGGCCGGTAGGAGAGGCACAGGGATGATCGATACGCTGAAGGTGCTATGGTGCGCATGGTTGGTCGCAGGGCTTATCACAGGAATCGGCTTGGCGGCGACTGAAGAATCAGTCGACGAGCAGGCCCGGAAGGAAGTCCGGGAAGTGGTAAAACGGCTACAGGCCCGGTATGAGAAGACCAAGGATTTGCAAGCCGACTTTACGCAAAAAACCTTGATCGAAGGGTTTGAGCGTCCCATTACTTCATCCGGCAAAGTGTACGTGAAGAAGCCGGGCCGCTTGCGATGGAACTATCTGGACCCTGCGACGGAGGATATCTATGTCAACAAGGAAGATGTGAAGGTCTACGTCCCGGAACACAAGCAGGTCTTGGTCGGAAAATTGACGCAAATGGCCGCGTCGAAAGCGCCGCTCGAACTCTTACAGGGAGCTGCCAAGCTCGACGAGTCGTTTACCGTGGAGCCCACGCCGGGGAAGGGACGCGGCATCGGAGGCATCCCTCTCCTGACCTTGGTGCCCAAGATTCATGAAGGCGAGGCACAGCGGAATCTGCAAAAAATCGTCGTCGAAGTGTTCCCGAAAACCTACTACATACGGACCGTTTCGCTTCACGAAGTCAGCGGCAACGTGTCGAATTTCGAATTCTCCTCTCTGCAAGCCAACATTGGGATCGGCGATGATCTGTTCGAGCCGAATTTTCCTGCCGATGTGGAAATCGTCAAGGCGCCTGTGTTAAGTCAGCCATAGAGGCCCTGCCGAAGGTAGAGAAAGGGTCGAAGAGTTTGGAGTGCGCATGATCGATATGGCCGCGCAACATTCTGTCAGGGACGCAGTAGAGCAGGCGGTGGCCGGCTTGGACTTTGATCGTCTCAATCGGGAATATTGGGATCAAAACGAGTTTCTCTTCATCCCGCAATTCCTCGATCACTCGATCGTTGAAACCCTCTTGGTTCCTGAGGCGCAGGGTGTGAAAGGGAGCCTGAACCGTAATTATATCCCCGGCCATAAGAAAGGCGGAAGCGTCAGCTACTACACGGTCATGGAAAAGGCCCCGGTGTTTCTCGATCTCTATCGGTCCGAGGCGTTCAGGGATTTCCTGAGCCGTCTGACGGGGGTCAAGTTGATGCTATGTCCGGACCATGACCCGCACTCATGCGCGCTCTACTACTATACTGAACCCGGAGATCATATCGGATTCCACTACGATACGTCCTATTACAAAGGGGCTCGGTACACTATTCTGATGGGTCTCGTGGATCGATCGACGCATTGCAAACTGGTCTGCGAGCTGTTCAAAGATCATCCGACCACGCCGTCGAAAAAACTCGAATTGACTACCAAGCCTGGCGATATGGTCGTTTTCAACGGCGACAAGCTGTGGCATGCCGTAACTCCACTCGGCGAAGGAGAGGAACGCATTGCCCTGACAATGGAATACGTCACCAATCCCGAAATGGGGCCGATCAAGCGCTTCTACTCCAACCTCAAAGACTCGTTTGCCTACTTCGGTCTTCGCGGTGTATTCAAGCGCGCCGCTTCTCCTCGCCGGACGCACTGACCGGTTTCGCGCATCATCGATTCACGTGCGATTTCCGCTCGAATGGTTATTCGGAATTCTCATGGCATGGATCTGCGGCAATGGCTCTGCCCCTTGTTGGGAGTCGGGAGCGGACGCGCGCTGGTGGACTTGCATTGATTGACCGGTGAGGCGAGGCCGCCCGGCACGCAAGGGCTTTGCTCGTCTTGGAAATGGACCGCGGTTGGTGGCATGCAGGTCGGCGAGAGATTCCCGCATGGCACGAGCGATCACCCAGGCGAGGGTTAAACCCGGCGTCCAATACACGGCGTCGCGCATCTGTTCCACCAAGTCGGTGGGCAGGTTCACGGTCAGCCGGACCTTTCTGCAGAGCGGCTGCCTGGAGTTTCCCGTTGTAGCAGGAGCCCCTCCGTTAATGGGAATGAGACGTGGTTCAGAATTCTGTATTACCTCTTGAATGGCCATGGCATTCCTTTCGAGCTATGCCGGGCGATCGTTCCGACAACCCGGCTTGTGGATGGGATCAACTGACATGCCGACCAAAAGAAAGGCCGCGTGCCCAGAGGACGGGCAAACGCGGCCATGTGGCGCAGGTCCGTGGCGGTGGGATCGCTCCAGATGGGCACTATCCAGAGGTCGCCACACCAGCGGCACAGTTGTGGGGCCGCTTCAGTGAGGGTCCATCGACGCCGGGCCGCGCCAAACGTACAATACCTGCAAGTGGAAACCGGATGAGGTTGGAGGGACGATATGGTCACGTTGAGTCGCCTCAGCAACCCTCGTACCACGACCTAGAAACCGTGTTTTTCTAAACAACAGGGCGACAACGGTCTGATCTGTATATGATTTTTCATCTCCAATGGCTCAAATGAATTTGTGATCAAAAATGGAATGGCGAAAGACGTATCCGAATGAATACGAAGAAAAAGCTAGACGGATACAGGGTTTAGCAGGTGTAGACTGGGTGGCCGGGTTACTGCGGGGGTTACTGATGTAGATGTTTCATGGCTGCGGCGCACAGGATGATGAAGAACCCCATCCAAAGTGCCGCACGTTGGAACGGAACGGCCTCGTAGGCTTCCGTTTCGTCGTCCTCATCATCCGACTTGAAGATGACGGTGTAGAGAAACAGGGTGAGAAGGCACAGGACGAGGAAGAGCTTGATGAAAAACACAGTGAGGTATTTCGCATGGTGTTGGATGCTCGTTCCCGTCTGAGAGGTCAGCACCTGGTTGACATAATGCAGATTGATCCCACCGGTAAACAGGAGCACAACCAGGAGGATGCCGGCGACCTTCTTGTAGTGCTGATAGAACACATCGGTAATGGGTTTGATGTGTTCCTTCGCGACGCTCTTTTGAAGGCCCGGAGTGACCGCCATCACCAGAAACGCCAATCCTCCGATCCAAATGACCGCCGACAACAGGTGGAACCAATGATTGACAATAGGGATGAGCGTATTGAGGTCGGTCGCGATTGATTGTGCAGCGTCCACCTGAGTCAGCCTTCTTGGTCGAAAGTAAACTGTTGTGTGCCGGGCTGGTACATGGAAACACCAATGGGTCGAGTCAGCGTTCAGGCGTGGGACGAAGGTTTGAAGACCGGAGCGTCATTCCCGAACCGCTTTTTGCGGAGTTCTTCCATCAACTCGACGGTAATGAGCCCGATGTGGTGTTCGCGCGCATGTTTTTCGACGCCCTTCTTGACCATGGCCCGTAGGAAATAGGGAATCCGGCTCAAGCGTAAGGCCGATGCTTCGTCCCAGTTGACCTCGGTCTCTTCCTGGACATTGAACGCGACCTTGATCTTTTCCCCGCCCTTGGGGGTATACAGGCACCACTGGTCTTCGTCCAGCCAGTCCCCATGGTCGACATACGGCCTGGCGCGGCACCCGCCGCAGATATCCGTGTATTCGCAGTCTCCGCATTTGCCTTTCAGCTGAGGATATCGGAAGGAATTGAATATGTCCGATTGCTCCCAGAGATCCGCGAAACTCTTCTCCCGGACGTTGCCGGCTGACAGCGGCATGTAGGGGCAGGGTGTCAATTCGCCGTTCGGGGTCACACGGGCATAGTTCGTTCCGGCCAGGCATCCGCCGCCCATGTAACCGGTCGCTTTGGTGATCGGAGAATTCGGATCTTTTTCGTAGGCCAGGCGTTTGAAATGAGGTGCGCAACGGGCACGGACCAGCATGCCTTGGTAGTTGTCCTGGCAGTTCACCAGGTACCCGAGCACTTCTTCGTATTGCGCCGGGGTGATATCGGTCAACTCTTCCCCCCGTCCCGTACAGACCATGAAGAAGACGTTGAGCACGCGGGCACCGAGTGTATGGGCCCATTCGACGACAGCCGGCAATTCTTGATAATTCATCGGCTGGGCGCTGAAATGGATTTGGAACTGCAATCCATTGCGCTTACTCGCCTCGATGCCGGCCACGGCTGCTTCCCACGCGCCGGGCACCCCGCGAAACGAATTGTGCTTGGCGGCGTCCAGGGAATCGATGCTGATTCCTACGCCCATGACACCGATGTCTACAAGCGTGCGGGCCATGTGGTCGTCGATGAGCATGCCATTGGTCCCGAACACCACCATGAAGCCGAGAGAGACGGCATGGCGGGCGATATCCAGGATGTCCGGGCGCACCAGAGGTTCTCCACCGGTGATCACGATCAGACATCCCTTATTCACGGCTGCAATTTGATCGATCAGGCGGAAGCACTCGTCGGTCGAAAGCTCATCGTCCCCTCCGGCCGCCTTGGTCGTCGCGTCGAGATAGCAATGATCGCACTTGAGATTGCAGCGCTTGGTGAGATTCAGTGCGACGAGATAGGGTTTGAAGTCATCGACGGTGCGTCCATCATACGGACCGACGCCGGCAGGCGTAGGGGTGAAGAACTGTGTAACCTGCTGCTGAAACGAGCCCAGCCCTGCCGTCAGAGATGGAATATTGAGAATCGGGAGCGACTTTCCCATAGTCAGTCCTGAGTGCTGAGAGTGGCGTATGAAGAAATCGGAGGTGGCTCCGATCCGACGCCGCACTCAGAACTATGCTTTGGCCTTTCCGGTCAGGTTGGCAATCATGTCCTTGAGGTTGCCGGTTTTCATGGCCTCCTCCATGTACCCTTTCGCCTGCTCGATGCCTTCGTTCGCAACTTCCAGCGTGATGTGCGTCGTTCCGATCTTATCCGCATGCTTGACGATCAACGCTTTGGTGCAATCACGCATAAATCCATCCGGCGCGCGCTCAAGTCGCGCTTGGGCATCGGCGGTCCAGGTATAGGGGACTGAATCGGCAGGGGGATGTCCATTCGACGCCGTTCCGTTCACCGCGTCCAATTTGGCTGCCGCGTCAGCCGAGATGCCGGCACCTTTGTTCGCAAAAATCGGTTGGTAATCCTCCGAAGCCGCCTCTTGGATCATCGGCGCGGCGTATTCGAGAGTAATCGTCGTCATGCCTAATTTGCGGGCGCTTTTCTCGATCTTGGCTTTGGCGCGCCGTCGTTGGAACCCGGCTGGAACCGCACGGATGGCTTCCTTCGCGTCTTTGGTCCATTGCATCGGCACATCGTCGTAGGCCACGTCGGTTTCGACGGCGCCTTCCGATTTGGCCGCGGCTTCAAAGATGCTCTTGTCGACCTGCTTGAACCTGGCTCCTTCGGCTCCGCAAACCGGACATTTGACCGGTGTATCGCCCTTGCCAATGTATCCGCATCCGTCGCATACGAAATAGTTCTGATTCATCCGGTCAAGATAGGCCTGCGTGACCTCGGAATTTTTCGGTTTGTCTTCGACGACCTGGGTCATCATGCCGCTCAACGTGGAGCCCATGAGGTCTTTCGCCACCGAATCATCCGCCTGCATCTTGTCCCGATCGATTCCGGCAGCATCCAGATTTCCACCGAGTGCGCGCATGGCATCCATCGCACCCTTGGGAAGGATATGGCCGACCGCGGAATCCACGACCGTGTTGCTGATGATCGTGTGACCCTTTTCGATTGCATACCGGTGAATGGCGGTCTTGGCGACTCCTCGTGCGAAGACAGGAATTTTTTCCATCCGATGGAGGGCCT
This window harbors:
- a CDS encoding radical SAM/SPASM domain-containing protein encodes the protein MGKSLPILNIPSLTAGLGSFQQQVTQFFTPTPAGVGPYDGRTVDDFKPYLVALNLTKRCNLKCDHCYLDATTKAAGGDDELSTDECFRLIDQIAAVNKGCLIVITGGEPLVRPDILDIARHAVSLGFMVVFGTNGMLIDDHMARTLVDIGVMGVGISIDSLDAAKHNSFRGVPGAWEAAVAGIEASKRNGLQFQIHFSAQPMNYQELPAVVEWAHTLGARVLNVFFMVCTGRGEELTDITPAQYEEVLGYLVNCQDNYQGMLVRARCAPHFKRLAYEKDPNSPITKATGYMGGGCLAGTNYARVTPNGELTPCPYMPLSAGNVREKSFADLWEQSDIFNSFRYPQLKGKCGDCEYTDICGGCRARPYVDHGDWLDEDQWCLYTPKGGEKIKVAFNVQEETEVNWDEASALRLSRIPYFLRAMVKKGVEKHAREHHIGLITVELMEELRKKRFGNDAPVFKPSSHA
- a CDS encoding DNA translocase FtsK: MGVTSSSKRGDARRAPAPPSHIQREVIGVILIALSLLTLLSLLSFVPGEPKVIATAGTTISPPTHNLIGSVGAVFSSVLFSLIGGAAYLFPLLLGLMGARCFTQSDLSIRLRNAAASLVALLFLSGLLHLEVTAVPTISSGMVYRGQAGGLFGQALANGLREYFASTGAHILILAGLLVALLFTTPWSLAQLMLRVSAWGRRILEAGYALIPERGRTESSKDAAKVKKLKTTKTIRSVIEEVLPESDEPLMPEPPLIQPPLQPLPALDVKAVKESAREIAEVESEPVHVPEQPIAGHYRLPDPRELLSESSGTVSRISDAELTLQSEILSRALMSFGIEGKVTEVRPGPVVTMYEFEPAPGTKVARIVNLADDLALAMKAISLRIVAPIPGKSVVGIEVPNAQREMVSMKEVVMSEAFTRARSKLTLALGKDIFGAPVTADLKTMPHLLVAGATGAGKSVGLNTMLISILLSARPNEVKLLLIDPKMLEFQTYDGIPHLLRPVITDPKSAARGLSWVVQEMERRYKLLAEAGVRNIDSYNRKVAGAQGVAGDQGAEAKLDQPELPIQFLSEEARLSAGESSIPEGNPGSFAPPPTPPEPLPYIVVMIDELADLMMVAPKDVEDKIARLAQMARASGIHLVLATQRPSVDVLTGLIKANFPARIAFQVSSKTDSRTILDANGAEALLGRGDMLYLASGTGRLMRLHGSFVSDDDVRHVVEFVKEQALPSYNPELQSLKQEEAKEEEAQDEVYEQAKDLVLSTGQASASLIQRRLRVGYPRAARMIEQMEADGLVGAAGRDGRREVIGRRGPVGEAQG
- the rsmA gene encoding 16S rRNA (adenine(1518)-N(6)/adenine(1519)-N(6))-dimethyltransferase RsmA; translation: MLPSDFPPANKRLGQNFLIDHNIVRKIVAAADIGQDSTVLEVGPGRGILTEALSAAAGRVVAVEIDPLLCQMLENRQAKWPNVEFICADALSYPLDQLPVGTIVVANLPYYVSTPLLFRLLDARRRFPRLVLMLQEEVVDRLVAKPGGSEYGVLSVMAQYAADIHKSFRVSAQCFRPRPEVGSAVVRLLVRERSGLTAEAEREFRLLVKAAFAHRRKTLINSLRDEGYLVSRATDVLNRLGFPLNARAETLSVSDFIALTGQFRETN
- a CDS encoding PilZ domain-containing protein; translated protein: MSERRKHSRSALPPGSLLSFSPVTMPQGSTQNLEGEGVILDLSPGGCRVSSDQAVMIGHPYSLIIQLPYYPAPVQVESAIARWISNQSFGVMFIAMHQEQERHLCEFLEYLRSDAA
- a CDS encoding outer membrane lipoprotein carrier protein LolA produces the protein MIDTLKVLWCAWLVAGLITGIGLAATEESVDEQARKEVREVVKRLQARYEKTKDLQADFTQKTLIEGFERPITSSGKVYVKKPGRLRWNYLDPATEDIYVNKEDVKVYVPEHKQVLVGKLTQMAASKAPLELLQGAAKLDESFTVEPTPGKGRGIGGIPLLTLVPKIHEGEAQRNLQKIVVEVFPKTYYIRTVSLHEVSGNVSNFEFSSLQANIGIGDDLFEPNFPADVEIVKAPVLSQP
- a CDS encoding 2OG-Fe(II) oxygenase — encoded protein: MIDMAAQHSVRDAVEQAVAGLDFDRLNREYWDQNEFLFIPQFLDHSIVETLLVPEAQGVKGSLNRNYIPGHKKGGSVSYYTVMEKAPVFLDLYRSEAFRDFLSRLTGVKLMLCPDHDPHSCALYYYTEPGDHIGFHYDTSYYKGARYTILMGLVDRSTHCKLVCELFKDHPTTPSKKLELTTKPGDMVVFNGDKLWHAVTPLGEGEERIALTMEYVTNPEMGPIKRFYSNLKDSFAYFGLRGVFKRAASPRRTH
- the pdxA gene encoding 4-hydroxythreonine-4-phosphate dehydrogenase PdxA, which gives rise to MHGRPRPRLGITMGDPAGIGPEVIAKALMTDKLKSLPIPLVIGSASVMQRTVQKLKLKMRVIHVKDHQEDGGGRDVIAVLDPLDRPLMRFKPGTAAAETGAASVAYIRKAVTLAQSGYIDGMVTAPINKEAINMAGCHFPGHTELLADLTRARESGMMILGGPLKIMFATTHVAIRDLPRLLTRENIGKAIRLAHLALTRLFGIKKPRIGVAALNPHAGEHGLFGDEESRLVLPASKAAQRRGILASDPLPADTLFGKAARGEYDGVVALYHDQGLIPLKLVAFGSCVNLTVGLPIIRTSVDHGTAFDIVGKGVADPGSLIEAVTLAAALASKRRHVTRG